In Actinomyces radicidentis, one genomic interval encodes:
- a CDS encoding MsnO8 family LLM class oxidoreductase, which produces MKLSALEQIPLFEGRTPREGLEQTVRLAQGVEELGFERFWVAEHHNTSAFLSSAPDLVMMHVLDATRTIRVGSGGVMAMHYGSLQMAERFATLATLHPDRVDMGLGRAPGGDMLASHALNQNRVIDPDSINTLIDETKALVLDELPVDHPYASLEVHPTPAVLPQFWLLGSSGQSAAWAAQHDMNYAYAQFFSGRQSVDVMDHYRSHLPEGATAGQTLSALCVSAASTREEAWEQALVAGAFRLGLRTGRSGGFRSPSTFTPEFREQVEQYLTLDPSVIIGTYDEVAEVVSSFATNHRTDEVMLISYIDDVEVKVNQYRELAKRLRD; this is translated from the coding sequence ATGAAGCTCAGTGCACTCGAGCAGATCCCCCTCTTCGAGGGGCGCACTCCCAGGGAGGGCCTCGAGCAGACGGTCCGCCTCGCCCAGGGGGTGGAGGAGCTGGGCTTCGAACGCTTCTGGGTGGCCGAGCACCACAACACGAGCGCCTTCCTCTCCAGCGCCCCCGACCTCGTCATGATGCACGTCCTGGACGCGACGAGGACGATCCGTGTCGGCTCGGGCGGCGTCATGGCGATGCACTACGGCAGCCTGCAGATGGCCGAGCGCTTCGCGACCCTCGCCACGCTCCACCCCGACCGCGTCGACATGGGCCTGGGCCGCGCCCCGGGCGGCGACATGCTCGCCTCCCACGCCCTCAATCAGAACCGTGTCATCGACCCGGACTCGATCAACACCCTCATCGACGAGACCAAGGCGCTCGTGCTCGACGAGCTGCCGGTCGACCACCCCTACGCCTCTCTCGAGGTCCACCCGACGCCGGCCGTCCTGCCGCAGTTCTGGCTCCTCGGCTCCTCCGGCCAGTCGGCCGCCTGGGCCGCTCAGCACGACATGAACTACGCCTACGCCCAGTTCTTCTCGGGCCGGCAGTCCGTCGACGTCATGGACCACTACCGCTCCCACCTGCCGGAGGGGGCGACGGCGGGTCAGACCCTCTCCGCCCTGTGCGTCTCCGCCGCGTCGACCCGCGAGGAGGCCTGGGAGCAGGCCCTCGTGGCCGGGGCCTTCCGGCTCGGACTGCGCACCGGCCGCTCTGGCGGCTTCCGCTCCCCGAGCACCTTCACCCCGGAGTTCCGGGAGCAGGTGGAGCAGTACCTCACCCTGGATCCCTCGGTCATCATCGGCACCTACGACGAGGTCGCCGAGGTCGTGAGCTCCTTCGCGACGAATCATCGCACCGACGAGGTCATGCTCATCAGCTACATCGACGACGTCGAGGTCAAGGTCAACCAGTACCGCGAGCTCGCGAAGCGCCTCCGCGACTGA
- a CDS encoding LPXTG cell wall anchor domain-containing protein, whose protein sequence is MALGECAAAGSTSDSVSDKGVANVVTMEGDSDAEQTTNNWDCTPVTPPTPSIDIEKIDEKGHDADTAKETVGLTKTNGVIGLDVPVTNAGSVDLTNIVITDQLLAGSGNVTELTCDMTNYGGKVVTDDLSDGKIRIEGGRDVVLPVGKVIDCTAKLSGVTAVVHSDRMSVIADGIIIGVDKDGKKTEKLVPVKDHDDYFAKTTVRPTPSTPATPVKPGTPSKPGKPTHSLAHTGTDSLAAIVLAAGALTGGAVLVGSRRRKDA, encoded by the coding sequence ATGGCCCTGGGTGAGTGCGCCGCCGCCGGCTCCACCTCGGACTCCGTTTCCGACAAGGGCGTCGCCAACGTCGTCACCATGGAGGGCGACTCCGACGCCGAGCAGACCACGAACAACTGGGACTGCACCCCCGTCACCCCGCCCACCCCGTCGATCGACATCGAGAAGATCGATGAGAAGGGTCACGACGCGGACACCGCCAAGGAGACCGTCGGCCTCACCAAGACCAACGGCGTCATCGGCCTCGACGTCCCGGTGACGAACGCGGGCTCCGTGGACCTCACCAACATCGTCATCACCGACCAGCTCCTCGCCGGCTCCGGCAACGTCACCGAGCTGACCTGCGACATGACGAACTACGGCGGCAAGGTCGTCACCGACGACCTCTCTGACGGCAAGATCCGCATCGAGGGTGGCCGCGACGTCGTCCTTCCGGTCGGCAAGGTCATCGACTGCACCGCCAAGCTCTCCGGCGTCACCGCCGTGGTCCACTCCGACCGCATGTCGGTCATCGCGGACGGCATCATCATCGGCGTCGACAAGGACGGCAAGAAGACGGAGAAGCTCGTCCCGGTCAAGGACCACGACGACTACTTCGCCAAGACGACCGTCCGCCCGACGCCGAGCACTCCGGCCACCCCGGTCAAGCCCGGTACGCCGAGCAAGCCCGGTAAGCCGACGCACTCCCTGGCCCACACGGGTACGGACTCCCTCGCCGCGATCGTCCTCGCGGCCGGGGCCCTCACCGGAGGCGCCGTCCTCGTCGGCTCCCGCCGTCGCAAGGACGCCTGA
- a CDS encoding DUF7059 domain-containing protein: MTSTPPPTATAQQAADLRKDLEASGWGVDTVKHALGEVADAALRREIRFPALLAVRAGLAEDRAAGATPSPIAILTALFMLGEPVAAAELDTALRRTRTRDAVAMGLVTAPDDEGMVRALVDLRPHESSDAEGDVRWWVASDLGELTTGRALEPDHVLGIGGAGLTLAALTPRTPVATALDLGCGCGIQTLYLLRHAQHVVATDISERALAFTRFNAALAGTEEGRLELLAGSFLEPVAGRRFDLIATNPPFVITPPAVREAGLPLMEYRDAGGPVLPNLVPVLGEHLEPDGTAVMLGNWERHRFQDWRERVESWVPDGLDAWVVEREVQDPVEYATMWLRDGGETPERDRAGFEAVLAAWIGDFAARDVEEIGFGYLMLHRPAAGEGREPWRVLEEVATMGEGPLGPHVAESIATRSGLATMSDDAVADLYPTVAPDVTEERHLRPGESEPSVILIRQGGAFGRSVQADTALAALIEVADGELTVRQIATAVAALTGVDAEALTVDMVAATRGLVADGFLTLATDE, translated from the coding sequence ATGACCTCGACGCCCCCGCCCACCGCCACCGCCCAGCAGGCCGCCGACCTGCGCAAGGACCTCGAGGCCTCCGGCTGGGGCGTCGACACCGTCAAGCATGCCCTCGGTGAGGTCGCCGACGCGGCCCTGCGCCGCGAGATCCGCTTCCCCGCCCTCCTCGCCGTCCGCGCCGGCCTGGCCGAGGACCGCGCCGCCGGCGCCACTCCGAGCCCCATCGCGATCCTCACGGCCCTCTTCATGCTCGGCGAGCCCGTCGCCGCCGCCGAGCTCGACACCGCCCTGCGCCGCACCCGCACCCGCGACGCCGTCGCCATGGGCCTCGTCACCGCCCCGGACGACGAGGGCATGGTCCGCGCGCTGGTCGACCTGCGCCCCCACGAGTCGAGCGACGCGGAGGGGGACGTGCGCTGGTGGGTCGCCTCCGACCTCGGCGAGCTCACCACCGGCCGCGCCCTCGAGCCCGACCACGTCCTCGGCATCGGCGGCGCCGGCCTCACCCTGGCCGCCCTCACCCCGCGCACCCCCGTCGCCACCGCGCTCGACCTCGGCTGCGGCTGCGGCATCCAGACCCTCTACCTCCTGCGACACGCCCAGCACGTCGTCGCCACCGACATCTCCGAGCGCGCCCTCGCCTTCACCCGGTTCAACGCGGCCCTCGCCGGTACGGAGGAGGGACGCCTCGAGCTCCTCGCCGGCTCCTTCCTCGAGCCCGTCGCGGGGCGGCGCTTCGACCTCATCGCCACCAACCCGCCCTTCGTCATCACTCCGCCCGCCGTCCGCGAGGCTGGGCTGCCGCTCATGGAGTACCGCGACGCCGGCGGCCCGGTCCTGCCGAACCTCGTCCCCGTCCTCGGCGAGCACCTCGAGCCCGACGGCACGGCCGTCATGCTCGGCAACTGGGAGCGCCACCGCTTCCAGGACTGGCGCGAGCGCGTCGAGTCCTGGGTCCCCGACGGACTCGACGCCTGGGTCGTCGAGCGCGAGGTCCAGGACCCCGTCGAGTACGCGACCATGTGGCTGCGCGACGGCGGTGAGACCCCCGAGCGGGACCGCGCCGGCTTCGAGGCGGTGCTGGCCGCCTGGATCGGCGACTTCGCCGCCCGCGACGTCGAGGAGATCGGCTTCGGCTACCTCATGCTCCACCGCCCCGCCGCGGGGGAGGGGCGCGAGCCGTGGCGCGTCCTTGAGGAGGTCGCCACCATGGGGGAGGGGCCGCTCGGCCCCCACGTCGCCGAGTCCATCGCCACCCGCTCGGGCCTCGCCACCATGAGCGACGACGCCGTCGCCGACCTCTACCCGACCGTCGCCCCCGACGTCACCGAGGAGCGCCACCTTCGCCCCGGCGAGTCCGAGCCGAGCGTCATCCTCATCCGCCAGGGCGGCGCCTTCGGCCGATCCGTCCAGGCGGACACCGCGCTCGCGGCCCTCATCGAGGTGGCGGACGGCGAGCTCACCGTCCGCCAGATCGCGACCGCTGTCGCCGCGCTCACCGGCGTCGACGCCGAGGCGCTCACCGTCGACATGGTGGCCGCGACGCGCGGTCTCGTGGCGGACGGCTTCCTGACGCTCGCCACCGACGAGTAG